The Glandiceps talaboti chromosome 1, keGlaTala1.1, whole genome shotgun sequence genome has a segment encoding these proteins:
- the LOC144440700 gene encoding pre-rRNA-processing protein TSR2 homolog isoform X1, with product MAAAMCESVFYHGVKNVLEGWTVLQLAVQHGFGGQHSEEKARWFVGAIEQWFLENSNIEPYEVEEFLANILDHEFDTIADDGSLPQISQVICQYFLLCQDGRETEVLAKIQQTRKPQLSACQQMQQDSDEEMTDSIEDVNQHNTMARLDGMDLNTQVNGEISPAKHETKDSMETNDTEEDDGWTVVKSKKR from the exons ATGGCCGCCGCCATGTGTGAGTCGGTTTTCTACCATGGAGTCAAAAATGTTCTTGAAGGTTGGACTGTACTGCAG CTGGCAGTGCAGCATGGATTTGGAGGTCAGCACAGTGAGGAAAAGGCGAGATGGTTTGTTGGTGCAATTGAGCAATGGTTTCTAGAAAACA GTAATATAGAGCCTTACGAAGTGGAAGAGTTTTTAGCTAATATTTTAGATCATGAATTTGATACAATTGCTGATGATGGAAGTCTACCTCAA ATTTCACAAGTTATTTGTCAATACTTTCTTCTGTGCCAAGACGGGAGAGAGACTGAAGTGTTAGCCAAAATACAGCAAACTAGAAAACCACAGTTATCAGCTTGTCAACAGATGCAACAAGATAGTGATGAG GAAATGACAGACAGTATTGAAGATGTCAATCAACATAATacaatggcaagacttgatggAATGGACCTCAATACACAAGTCAATGGTGAAATTAGTCCAGCTAAGCATG AAACAAAAGATTCAATGGAAACCAATGATACAGAGGAAGATGATGGCTGGACTGTTGTTAAATCTAAGAAAAGATAA
- the LOC144440700 gene encoding pre-rRNA-processing protein TSR2 homolog isoform X2 has protein sequence MAAAMCESVFYHGVKNVLEGWTVLQLAVQHGFGGQHSEEKARWFVGAIEQWFLENSNIEPYEVEEFLANILDHEFDTIADDGSLPQISQVICQYFLLCQDGRETEVLAKIQQTRKPQLSACQQMQQDSDEEMTDSIEDVNQHNTMARLDGMDLNTQVNGEISPAKHDSMETNDTEEDDGWTVVKSKKR, from the exons ATGGCCGCCGCCATGTGTGAGTCGGTTTTCTACCATGGAGTCAAAAATGTTCTTGAAGGTTGGACTGTACTGCAG CTGGCAGTGCAGCATGGATTTGGAGGTCAGCACAGTGAGGAAAAGGCGAGATGGTTTGTTGGTGCAATTGAGCAATGGTTTCTAGAAAACA GTAATATAGAGCCTTACGAAGTGGAAGAGTTTTTAGCTAATATTTTAGATCATGAATTTGATACAATTGCTGATGATGGAAGTCTACCTCAA ATTTCACAAGTTATTTGTCAATACTTTCTTCTGTGCCAAGACGGGAGAGAGACTGAAGTGTTAGCCAAAATACAGCAAACTAGAAAACCACAGTTATCAGCTTGTCAACAGATGCAACAAGATAGTGATGAG GAAATGACAGACAGTATTGAAGATGTCAATCAACATAATacaatggcaagacttgatggAATGGACCTCAATACACAAGTCAATGGTGAAATTAGTCCAGCTAAGCATG ATTCAATGGAAACCAATGATACAGAGGAAGATGATGGCTGGACTGTTGTTAAATCTAAGAAAAGATAA